In Deinococcus aquaticus, the sequence CGAGTTCACCAGCAACCGCATCGAGGAGCAGGAAATCCAGATGCTGGGCCTGCACCTGCTCCAGGTCAGCCTGGTCTACGTCAATACGCTGATGATGCAGCAGGTGCTGTCAGAGCCGGAGTGGCAGGGGCAGTTGACCGGGGCGGACCTGCGGGCCTTGACCCCACTGAAGTGGCAGCACATCAATCCCTACGGCACCTTCACGCTGAATATGCATGAGCGGCTGCCACTCAGGGTCTAGCGGGTACAGGCGAGTTGGACAAATTTTTGTCCTTCGCTAGGTTAAGCCCCAGCAGGGCGGCCTCGCCGGCCCGCTGGGTGCCGCTGCTCGCCGCGACGCTGACCGTCAGGGCCGCAGCGAGCAGCGCGCCGGGCAGGCCCAGAAACAGGAACAGCGCCTGCGCGTAGAGGGCGCCCTCACGCGCGCCGTCCAGCGTGGCGCCCAGGGTGTTGCCGACCACGGCCGAGCCAGCCAGGCGGGCCTCCACATTGTTCGCCAGGCGGCCGACCAGCGCGAAGGCCTGTCCCGGATCCGCCGGTAGGGTGGTGGCCAGGCGCACGTGCAGCTGGGTGCGCACCGTGTCCGGCCGGGCCGCGCGTTGCGGCGCGAACAGCCGCTCGAACTGCGCGCGCGGCAGCAGCAGCACGTTGTCCGGCGGGGCCTGCGGAGCGAGCCCCTTCGGGGCCCCAACTGCCTGGAACAGCGAGTCGGCGGCTGGCAGGTCAACCACACCCGCAACCGTCACGGCCACCGGCGGCGCGCCGTAACGCGTGACCATGACGCGGTCGCCGACGCCAGCGTGCAGGTTGGCGGCGGTCTGCTGCGAGACCAGTACGCCCTGGGTCGCCCCGACCAGCGCCCGGAGTTCAGCCGGGAACGCGGCGGCGTAGCCGGGCGGCAGCCCCAGCACCTTGCCCGCCCCCGTCGTCTGTGTGGTCATCTGCCCGGCGGGCCCGGTGACGGCGCTCAGGGCGGCGACATCCGCGTACCCGACCGGGAGAAGGGTCTTCACCAGCGTCGCGGCGCGGATGGCCTGCTCGGCCGCCGGCACGCTACCCTGCGGGCCCAGCAGCACCTGCCAGTCCACCGGCACCGACGCGGCCGCCCGCGCGGTCATGTTCTCCCGGCCCGTCGCGATGAACGCCAGCAGCAGCGCCAAGAAGGCGGTCGTCAAGGCCACGCCCGCAGCTGTGCCCCAAACGCGCAGTGGTCGCCGGGTGAGCAGACCACGGAGCCACGTGCCGGTCACGCTGTCCTCCGGGCCGAGCGGGTGATCAGAGACACGGCCCCGTCCCGCAGGTGCCAGACAGCATTCAGACGCGCCGCCACCGCCGGGTCATGCGTGGCGAGCACCAGCGCGGC encodes:
- a CDS encoding ABC transporter permease, translated to MTTAFLALLLAFIATGRENMTARAAASVPVDWQVLLGPQGSVPAAEQAIRAATLVKTLLPVGYADVAALSAVTGPAGQMTTQTTGAGKVLGLPPGYAAAFPAELRALVGATQGVLVSQQTAANLHAGVGDRVMVTRYGAPPVAVTVAGVVDLPAADSLFQAVGAPKGLAPQAPPDNVLLLPRAQFERLFAPQRAARPDTVRTQLHVRLATTLPADPGQAFALVGRLANNVEARLAGSAVVGNTLGATLDGAREGALYAQALFLFLGLPGALLAAALTVSVAASSGTQRAGEAALLGLNLAKDKNLSNSPVPARP